TCTTTAGCCATGTGTGCTAACTGGGCAGACTTTATAAAATCAGACCCATCATATAACTATTTAAGTCCATGGCATTATGTAGATTTTAAAGCTGGTATGAGTTGTGAGGATGTAAAAAAATATTTGGCTATTGATACCGCAACAGATGCTTATACAAAAATTAATTTCTTGGTATCAGAATTAAAAAAGAAAAATGTAGCTAAAGAAAAGAAAGTAATGTACTTACGTTTATTGGTGCATATTGTGGGAGATATTCATCAGCCATTGCATACAGGCCACGAAGAAGACCAAGGTGGTAATAAAGTGTATGTACAATGGTTTGGGCAGAAAACAAATCTGCATTCCGTTTGGGATTCTAAGCTGATTGATGAACAGACATTAAGTTATACTGAATATACCAATGCCATTAATCATTCTA
Above is a genomic segment from Thermococcus sp. M36 containing:
- a CDS encoding S1/P1 nuclease, yielding PYASMAWGLLGHRIVGEIANSYLSPKAKAAIKEILGDESLAMCANWADFIKSDPSYNYLSPWHYVDFKAGMSCEDVKKYLAIDTATDAYTKINFLVSELKKKNVAKEKKVMYLRLLVHIVGDIHQPLHTGHEEDQGGNKVYVQWFGQKTNLHSVWDSKLIDEQTLSYTEYTNAINHS